A genomic region of Streptomyces rimosus contains the following coding sequences:
- a CDS encoding AAA family ATPase encodes MARESTPDHGPGAGPEPEGWWVFRGPAPLPAAPPWRYFAAARRRPEAPAPYLMDRNEVSVVNAALHLHRPLLVTGRPGTGKSSLARAIAAELGLGDVLRWSVNSRSTLADALYRYDAVGRLREASLRRERDAARTAPRRLKDHRGAFTTDIGHYLRLGPLGTALAATDRPRVLLVDELDKSDIDLPNDLLVVLEEGEFEIPELARLSEQHQDVHVLTDGSRERVRVHRGVVSCAHFPVVVMTSNGEREFPPAFLRRCVRLDLPDPTPERLRDIIAHNLGPAALAEAEDLIDGFFQRSKTETLATDQLLAAVHLRITGADLTKDELLSAVMHRLDEPMSP; translated from the coding sequence GTGGCCCGAGAGAGCACACCCGACCACGGCCCGGGAGCCGGGCCGGAGCCCGAGGGCTGGTGGGTGTTCCGCGGTCCCGCGCCGCTGCCCGCGGCGCCCCCGTGGCGCTACTTCGCCGCCGCGCGCAGGAGGCCCGAGGCGCCCGCGCCGTATCTGATGGACCGCAACGAGGTGTCCGTCGTCAACGCCGCCCTCCACCTGCACCGCCCGCTGCTGGTCACCGGCCGCCCCGGCACCGGCAAGAGCTCGCTGGCCCGCGCCATCGCCGCCGAGCTGGGCCTCGGCGACGTGCTGCGCTGGTCCGTCAACAGTCGCTCCACCCTCGCCGACGCGCTCTACCGCTACGACGCGGTGGGCCGGCTGCGCGAGGCGTCGCTGCGCCGCGAGCGGGATGCCGCCCGTACGGCACCGCGCCGCCTCAAGGACCACCGCGGCGCCTTCACCACCGACATCGGCCACTATCTGCGCCTGGGACCGCTGGGCACGGCGCTGGCCGCCACCGACCGGCCGCGGGTGCTGCTCGTCGACGAGCTGGACAAGTCCGACATCGACCTGCCCAACGACCTGCTGGTGGTCCTGGAGGAGGGCGAGTTCGAGATCCCGGAGCTGGCCCGGCTGTCCGAGCAGCACCAGGACGTGCATGTGCTGACCGACGGCAGCCGGGAGCGGGTGCGCGTGCACCGCGGCGTCGTCTCCTGCGCGCACTTCCCGGTCGTGGTGATGACGAGCAACGGCGAGCGGGAGTTCCCGCCCGCCTTCCTGCGCCGCTGTGTCCGCCTGGACCTGCCCGACCCGACGCCCGAGCGGCTGCGCGACATCATCGCCCACAACCTGGGCCCGGCCGCGCTCGCCGAGGCCGAGGACCTGATCGACGGCTTCTTCCAGCGTTCCAAGACCGAGACGCTGGCGACCGACCAGCTGCTGGCCGCGGTCCATCTGCGGATCACGGGTGCCGACCTGACCAAGGACGAGCTGCTCTCCGCGGTCATGCACCGCCTGGACGAACCCATGTCGCCATGA
- a CDS encoding ABC transporter ATP-binding protein, which produces MTETEETGGTAGTTDESAAPLLKVRGLVRHFPITKGLLKRQVGAVQAVDGIDFEVRPGETLGVVGESGCGKSTMGRLITRLDEPTGGTIEFEGRDITHLPPGKLRPMRRDVQMIFQDPYGSLNPRHTIGGIVGTPFRLQGVEPEGGLKKEVQRLLELVGLSPEHYNRYPHEFSGGQRQRIGIARALALKPKLVVADEPVSALDVSIQAQVVNLMDDLQDELGLTYVIIAHDLSVIRHVSDRIAVMYLGKIVELADRKSLYEAPMHPYTKALLSAVPVPDPKRRTQRDRILLKGDVPSPIDPPSGCRFRTRCWKATEVCATTEPPLVALRTGHEVACHHPENAPDGVRDGEPAKTA; this is translated from the coding sequence GTGACCGAGACTGAAGAGACCGGCGGCACGGCCGGCACGACGGACGAGAGCGCCGCGCCGCTGCTGAAGGTGCGCGGCCTGGTACGGCACTTCCCGATCACCAAGGGCCTGCTCAAGCGGCAGGTGGGCGCGGTGCAGGCGGTCGACGGCATCGACTTCGAGGTGCGGCCGGGGGAGACCCTGGGCGTGGTCGGCGAGTCCGGCTGCGGCAAGTCGACGATGGGCCGGCTGATCACCCGGCTGGACGAGCCCACCGGCGGCACCATCGAGTTCGAGGGCCGCGACATCACCCATCTGCCGCCGGGCAAGCTGCGCCCGATGCGCCGCGACGTACAGATGATCTTCCAGGACCCGTACGGGTCGCTGAACCCGCGGCACACCATCGGCGGCATCGTCGGCACCCCCTTCCGCCTCCAGGGCGTCGAGCCCGAGGGCGGCCTGAAGAAGGAGGTGCAGCGGCTGCTGGAGCTGGTGGGGCTGAGCCCGGAGCACTACAACCGCTATCCGCACGAGTTCTCCGGCGGCCAGCGGCAGCGCATCGGCATCGCGCGGGCGCTGGCCCTCAAGCCCAAGCTGGTCGTCGCCGACGAGCCGGTCTCCGCGCTGGACGTCTCCATCCAGGCGCAGGTCGTCAACCTCATGGACGACCTCCAGGACGAACTGGGCCTGACCTACGTCATCATCGCGCACGACCTGTCCGTCATCCGGCACGTCTCGGACCGGATCGCGGTGATGTACCTCGGCAAGATCGTGGAGCTGGCGGACCGGAAGTCGCTGTACGAGGCGCCGATGCACCCGTACACCAAGGCGCTGCTGTCCGCCGTGCCGGTGCCCGACCCGAAGCGGCGCACCCAGCGCGACCGCATCCTGCTCAAGGGCGACGTGCCCTCGCCCATCGACCCGCCCTCCGGCTGCCGGTTCCGCACCCGGTGCTGGAAGGCGACCGAGGTGTGCGCGACCACCGAGCCGCCGCTGGTGGCGCTGCGCACGGGGCACGAGGTGGCCTGCCACCATCCGGAGAACGCGCCGGACGGCGTACGGGACGGCGAGCCCGCGAAGACCGCCTGA
- a CDS encoding alpha/beta hydrolase, whose product MSLTGTPFFVVLLIATVLAVLATLVLWGRVRGPQPVRWLARIILIGLCQLTAICVVAVAINNSYGLYASWDDLLGTEQGAVAMPGPPVGRAKFNEGPNGIKDTYFRGAKSHLSGQVMVWTPPQYDDPAYRKTKFPVVMLLHGVPGSPQSWLEQGGMPGDLQQLVEGNAAHPFILAMPVVNPGSVDTDCTDVPNHKTATWLANDVTDLIGNHFRTAPGPKNWGLLGFSTGGFCAAKLPLQYPKKFGAGVAFDPDPLTGDPDVLTDPALRQRNSPQWLVRHAKADVGLFLATSAQDPISPPANIERLKRAAEGTPTRVRTLVLPTGGHNYGTWTRMYPAAFGWLSQELDVPRPSA is encoded by the coding sequence ATGAGCCTGACCGGAACCCCGTTCTTCGTGGTGCTGCTGATCGCGACGGTCCTCGCGGTCCTCGCCACGCTGGTCCTGTGGGGCCGGGTCCGCGGGCCGCAGCCGGTGCGCTGGCTGGCCCGGATCATCCTGATCGGCCTGTGTCAGCTCACCGCCATCTGCGTCGTCGCGGTGGCCATCAACAACAGCTACGGCCTGTACGCCTCCTGGGACGACCTGCTGGGCACCGAGCAGGGGGCGGTCGCCATGCCCGGGCCGCCGGTCGGGCGCGCCAAGTTCAACGAGGGCCCGAACGGCATCAAGGACACGTACTTCCGCGGCGCCAAGTCCCATCTGTCGGGGCAGGTGATGGTCTGGACGCCGCCGCAGTACGACGACCCGGCGTACCGGAAGACGAAGTTCCCGGTCGTGATGCTGCTGCACGGCGTGCCCGGCTCCCCGCAGTCCTGGCTCGAACAGGGCGGCATGCCCGGCGACCTCCAGCAGCTCGTCGAGGGCAACGCGGCGCACCCCTTCATCCTCGCCATGCCCGTCGTCAACCCGGGCAGCGTCGACACGGACTGCACCGACGTGCCGAACCACAAGACCGCCACCTGGCTCGCGAACGACGTCACGGACCTGATCGGCAACCACTTCCGTACCGCGCCCGGACCCAAGAACTGGGGCCTGCTCGGCTTCTCGACCGGCGGGTTCTGCGCGGCCAAGCTGCCGTTGCAGTACCCGAAGAAGTTCGGCGCGGGCGTGGCCTTCGACCCCGACCCGCTGACCGGCGACCCGGACGTGCTCACCGACCCGGCGCTGCGGCAGCGCAACAGCCCGCAGTGGCTGGTCCGCCACGCCAAGGCCGATGTCGGCCTGTTCCTGGCCACCTCGGCCCAGGACCCGATCAGCCCGCCTGCCAACATCGAACGCCTCAAGAGGGCCGCCGAGGGCACCCCCACCCGGGTCAGGACGCTGGTCCTGCCGACCGGCGGCCACAACTACGGGACGTGGACGCGGATGTATCCGGCGGCGTTCGGGTGGCTGAGCCAGGAGCTGGACGTGCCGCGGCCGTCGGCGTAG
- a CDS encoding M1 family metallopeptidase has product MALSRSARRSARLLPLATAVAATFTLAAAPAAAPGAPGVGDPYFPNLGNGGFDALHYDLGVSYEPATGRLDGRTELTARATQDLTSFNLDLQKLEVTSIEVDGRRAKFTRSGDEITITPGQALEEGERFTVEVVYGGVPLPLSGPIVFGSDYGWMKTADGVFVACEPNAASTWFPSSDHPGDKATYDIRIDAPEGLTGVSNGRLVDAWDEDGRSYFHWRERKPMATYLATATIGTFDVRTGTTPGGIPIYVATDPKLPTGTVDVYGITAAVTDYWSKVFGPYPFEETGAIVDDMPQAGFSLETQSKPIYSAVRSESTIAHEIAHQWFGDSVSVKNWQHIWLNEGFASYAQWLWDEHKGTRTAHDAFRAAYAARPAESDFWKIKISDPQRDTMFAQAVYSRGAMTLQVLRERIGDQAFFRLLPAWTKLHRYGNAETRQFIALAEKISGQQLDDLFHTWLDTTGKPALP; this is encoded by the coding sequence ATGGCACTCTCCCGTTCAGCACGTCGCTCCGCCCGTCTGCTCCCCCTCGCCACCGCGGTGGCCGCGACCTTCACCCTGGCCGCGGCCCCCGCCGCCGCACCCGGAGCCCCGGGCGTCGGCGACCCGTACTTCCCCAACCTCGGCAACGGCGGCTTCGACGCCCTGCACTACGACCTCGGCGTCAGCTACGAACCCGCCACCGGCCGCCTCGACGGCCGCACCGAACTGACCGCCCGCGCCACCCAGGACCTTACCTCCTTCAACCTCGACCTCCAGAAGCTGGAGGTCACCTCGATCGAGGTGGACGGCAGACGCGCGAAGTTCACCCGCTCCGGCGACGAGATCACCATCACGCCCGGGCAGGCTCTCGAAGAGGGCGAGCGCTTCACCGTGGAGGTCGTCTACGGCGGCGTGCCGCTGCCGCTCAGCGGGCCCATCGTCTTCGGCTCCGACTACGGCTGGATGAAGACCGCCGACGGGGTCTTCGTCGCCTGCGAGCCCAACGCCGCGTCCACCTGGTTCCCCTCCAGCGACCACCCGGGCGACAAGGCCACCTATGACATCCGCATCGACGCGCCCGAGGGCCTGACCGGTGTCTCCAACGGGCGGCTGGTGGACGCGTGGGACGAGGACGGGCGCTCGTACTTCCACTGGCGCGAGCGCAAGCCGATGGCCACGTACCTGGCGACCGCCACCATCGGCACGTTCGATGTCCGTACCGGCACCACCCCCGGCGGCATCCCGATCTACGTCGCCACCGACCCGAAGCTGCCCACCGGCACCGTCGACGTCTACGGCATCACCGCCGCGGTGACCGACTACTGGTCCAAGGTCTTCGGCCCGTACCCCTTCGAGGAGACCGGCGCGATCGTCGACGACATGCCGCAGGCGGGCTTCTCCCTGGAGACCCAGAGCAAGCCGATCTACTCGGCCGTCCGCAGCGAGTCGACCATCGCCCACGAGATCGCCCACCAGTGGTTCGGCGACTCGGTCTCGGTGAAGAACTGGCAGCACATCTGGCTCAACGAGGGCTTCGCCTCGTACGCGCAGTGGCTGTGGGACGAGCACAAGGGCACCCGCACCGCGCACGACGCCTTCCGCGCGGCGTACGCGGCCCGGCCCGCCGAATCCGACTTCTGGAAGATCAAAATCAGCGATCCGCAGCGGGACACCATGTTCGCGCAGGCGGTCTACTCGCGCGGTGCGATGACGCTCCAGGTGCTCCGCGAGCGCATCGGTGACCAGGCGTTCTTCCGGCTGCTGCCCGCCTGGACGAAGCTGCACCGGTACGGCAACGCGGAGACCCGGCAGTTCATCGCGCTGGCGGAGAAGATCTCCGGACAGCAGCTCGACGACCTCTTCCACACCTGGCTCGACACGACCGGCAAGCCGGCCCTGCCCTGA
- a CDS encoding ABC transporter ATP-binding protein, giving the protein MTKTGAAVGEPAPAGSKAPTAFLEVRDLKVHFPTDDGIVKSVDGLSFTLEKGRTLGIVGESGSGKSVTSLAIMGLHRASRQQRSKVDMSGEIWLDGKELVGADPDEVRRLRGREMAMIFQDPLSALHPYYTVGQQIVEAYRVHHAVDKKTARKRAVEMLDRVGIPQPDKRVDDHPHQFSGGMRQRAMIAMALVNNPELLIADEPTTALDVTVQAQILDLIRDLQKEFGSAVIIITHDLGVVAELADQLLVMYGGRCIERGPAEKIFSEPQHPYTWGLLGSMPRIDREQTDRLIPVKGSPPSLINVPSGCAFNPRCPYADVPEDDLTRTVRPELREVGNGGVAGGGGHFAACHMAPEERARIWTEEIAPKL; this is encoded by the coding sequence CTGACCAAAACCGGCGCCGCGGTCGGCGAACCGGCCCCGGCGGGATCGAAGGCGCCCACGGCCTTCCTCGAAGTGCGCGATCTGAAGGTGCACTTCCCCACCGACGACGGCATCGTGAAGTCCGTGGACGGCCTGTCCTTCACCCTGGAGAAGGGCCGCACCCTCGGCATCGTCGGCGAGTCCGGTTCCGGCAAGTCCGTCACCTCGCTGGCGATCATGGGTCTGCACCGGGCCTCCCGGCAGCAGCGCAGCAAGGTGGACATGTCCGGCGAGATCTGGCTGGACGGCAAGGAGCTGGTCGGCGCCGACCCGGACGAGGTGCGCAGGCTGCGCGGCCGCGAGATGGCGATGATCTTCCAGGACCCGCTGTCCGCGCTGCACCCGTACTACACAGTCGGCCAGCAGATCGTGGAGGCGTACCGGGTCCACCACGCCGTGGACAAGAAGACCGCGCGCAAGCGGGCGGTCGAGATGCTGGACCGGGTCGGCATCCCGCAGCCCGACAAACGGGTCGACGACCACCCGCACCAGTTCTCCGGCGGCATGCGCCAGCGCGCGATGATCGCCATGGCGCTGGTCAACAACCCCGAGCTGCTGATCGCGGACGAGCCCACCACCGCCCTGGACGTCACCGTGCAGGCGCAGATCCTGGACCTGATCCGCGACCTTCAGAAGGAGTTCGGCTCCGCGGTCATCATCATCACCCACGACCTGGGCGTGGTCGCCGAGCTGGCCGACCAGCTGCTGGTGATGTACGGCGGCCGGTGCATCGAGCGCGGCCCGGCGGAGAAGATCTTCTCCGAGCCGCAGCACCCGTACACCTGGGGCCTGCTGGGGTCGATGCCGCGCATCGACCGGGAGCAGACCGACCGCCTGATCCCGGTCAAGGGATCGCCGCCCAGCCTGATCAACGTCCCGTCCGGCTGCGCCTTCAACCCCCGCTGCCCGTACGCGGACGTCCCCGAGGACGACCTGACCCGCACGGTCCGCCCCGAACTGCGCGAGGTCGGCAATGGGGGCGTGGCCGGCGGGGGAGGCCACTTCGCCGCGTGCCACATGGCGCCCGAGGAGCGGGCGCGGATCTGGACCGAAGAGATTGCGCCGAAGCTGTGA
- a CDS encoding class I SAM-dependent methyltransferase, translated as MSAQPEGPAPDPALTAYEAVAADYDTIVEDPYLLRWITFYRKLAERYGPAGTRLLDAGCGTGRGTLALRDRFGYTVTGCDLSPQMIEAARAKPEAAGVPFHVADLRDMPDLGSFDVVTCMGEPLAYLSGEELAGAFAGLGRQLADDGVLVFDMTTLGSFRRDYAVTKVADRDGRFDVWRGGPVPVEPDTVVDVTHDYFARTGEDTWRRISSRHLYHHHSDATVRGQLAAAGLRLIAAHGVEGRKLTDVPDEDACRKILYVAGKQSE; from the coding sequence TTGTCCGCGCAGCCCGAAGGCCCGGCCCCCGACCCCGCGCTGACCGCTTATGAGGCGGTCGCGGCGGACTACGACACCATCGTCGAGGACCCGTATCTGCTGCGCTGGATCACCTTCTACCGCAAGCTCGCCGAGCGGTACGGCCCGGCCGGCACCCGGCTGCTGGACGCGGGGTGCGGCACCGGGCGCGGGACCCTGGCCCTGCGCGACCGCTTCGGGTACACGGTCACCGGCTGCGACCTCTCACCGCAGATGATCGAGGCGGCGCGCGCCAAGCCGGAGGCGGCCGGGGTGCCGTTCCACGTCGCCGACCTGCGGGACATGCCGGACCTCGGCTCCTTCGACGTCGTCACGTGCATGGGCGAGCCGCTGGCCTACCTGTCCGGCGAGGAGCTGGCCGGCGCCTTCGCGGGGCTGGGCCGGCAGCTGGCGGACGACGGTGTGCTGGTCTTCGACATGACCACGCTGGGCAGCTTCCGGCGCGACTACGCGGTGACCAAGGTGGCGGACCGGGACGGCCGGTTCGACGTGTGGCGCGGCGGGCCCGTACCGGTGGAGCCGGACACGGTCGTGGACGTCACCCACGACTACTTCGCGCGTACCGGCGAGGACACCTGGCGCCGGATTTCCTCCCGGCACCTCTACCACCATCACTCCGACGCCACGGTGCGCGGGCAGCTGGCCGCTGCCGGTCTGCGGCTGATCGCGGCGCACGGTGTCGAGGGCCGCAAGCTCACCGACGTACCGGACGAGGACGCCTGCCGGAAGATTCTCTACGTGGCCGGAAAGCAGTCTGAGTGA
- a CDS encoding thioesterase family protein: protein MAQVTIGNSEFDRDTAVVRRAPGHYEADLSAGWTIIHAVNGGYLLALMGRALGDALPHPHPFSVTAHYLTASVPGPAVIRTETVRTGRTMSTGTATLVQFEEDGTEVERLRVLAAYGDLDALDDDVRTTAKPPAIPPYEHCLGTDSAPEGQSPIPGSTAIADRLTIRLDPATCGWAVGAPSGNGEMRGWFGLADGRDPDPLSLLLTVDALPPTAFEIGLTGWVPTVELTTHIRCRPAPGPLRVAITTRNLAGGFLEEDAEVWDSADRLVAQSRQLARAPKPAAAA from the coding sequence ATGGCACAGGTGACCATAGGCAACAGCGAATTCGACCGCGACACGGCGGTCGTCCGCCGGGCCCCCGGGCACTACGAGGCCGACCTCTCGGCCGGCTGGACGATCATCCACGCGGTCAACGGCGGCTACCTGCTCGCCCTCATGGGCCGGGCCCTGGGCGACGCCCTGCCGCACCCCCACCCCTTCTCGGTCACCGCGCACTACCTGACCGCCTCCGTCCCCGGCCCGGCCGTCATCCGCACCGAGACCGTGCGCACCGGCCGCACCATGTCCACCGGCACCGCCACCCTCGTCCAGTTCGAGGAGGACGGCACCGAGGTGGAGCGGCTGCGGGTGCTCGCCGCGTACGGCGACCTCGACGCGCTCGACGACGACGTACGCACCACCGCCAAGCCGCCCGCCATCCCGCCGTACGAACACTGCCTCGGTACCGACAGCGCCCCCGAGGGGCAGTCGCCCATCCCCGGCAGCACCGCCATCGCCGACCGGCTCACCATCCGGCTGGACCCGGCGACCTGCGGCTGGGCCGTCGGCGCGCCCTCCGGGAACGGCGAGATGCGCGGCTGGTTCGGGCTCGCCGACGGCCGCGACCCCGACCCGCTCTCGCTGCTGCTGACGGTCGACGCGCTGCCGCCCACCGCCTTCGAGATCGGCCTGACCGGCTGGGTCCCCACCGTCGAGCTGACCACCCACATCCGCTGCCGCCCGGCCCCGGGCCCGCTGCGCGTCGCCATTACCACCCGCAACCTGGCGGGCGGCTTCCTGGAGGAGGACGCGGAGGTCTGGGACAGCGCGGACCGCCTCGTCGCCCAGTCCCGCCAGCTCGCCCGCGCGCCGAAGCCCGCCGCGGCGGCGTGA
- a CDS encoding trimeric intracellular cation channel family protein, whose translation MLHVLYLVGIAAFAASGVLAAYRANMDPFGGLVLAFAAATAGGTLRGLILDDHPLYWTHDWVLLTLIICVSVGTIVYLRYWQLPRKSLLVVDAVGLSVVTVIAARAAIAAGATPLAVLILAVMSGVVGEVIRDVLCGEFPPLLLREDVYAIAALAGAASYLGLHHLHVRADVAAVVSAGLVFALRMAAVYFGFHLPRPQQLKPR comes from the coding sequence ATGCTTCACGTGCTCTACCTGGTCGGCATCGCGGCCTTCGCCGCGAGCGGGGTGCTGGCCGCGTACCGCGCCAACATGGACCCGTTCGGCGGTCTGGTGCTGGCGTTCGCCGCCGCCACCGCCGGCGGCACCCTGCGCGGCCTGATCCTCGACGACCACCCGCTCTACTGGACCCACGACTGGGTCCTGCTCACCCTGATCATCTGCGTCAGCGTGGGCACCATCGTCTATCTGCGCTACTGGCAGCTCCCCCGCAAATCCCTGCTCGTCGTCGACGCGGTCGGACTCTCGGTCGTCACCGTCATCGCGGCCCGCGCCGCCATCGCCGCGGGCGCCACCCCGCTGGCGGTGCTCATCCTCGCGGTGATGAGCGGCGTGGTCGGCGAGGTCATCCGCGACGTGCTGTGCGGCGAGTTCCCGCCGCTCCTGCTGCGCGAGGACGTCTACGCCATCGCCGCCCTCGCGGGCGCCGCCTCCTACCTGGGCCTCCACCACCTCCACGTCCGCGCGGACGTGGCCGCCGTGGTCTCCGCCGGCCTGGTCTTCGCGCTGCGGATGGCGGCCGTCTACTTCGGCTTCCACCTGCCGCGGCCGCAGCAGCTGAAGCCGCGGTGA
- a CDS encoding VMAP-C domain-containing protein, protein MDQPLYRSFVSVRGDGRAVGAGVLVSDDLVLTCAHVVNSALGRDRYEQALPGPGHTVRLRLPHVAPDRELTAQVDPAMWSPPRAPGGSGSVPPGALLYHGDLAALRLPGPAPTGAEPAPFLSHAYGNEVIALWASGHPLPTVRAVPRVSAPPWVALDVVGGTEVKEGFSGGPLWDRERQAVVGIVVADLQTAAGARTANRPPAAATLYAISIPAIEAELPDLPPPVVPTARRGVQQLLAVLETVLTTPDLVRRCEELLASRLGRPSRGLGADLDRLVGLAVGVRRGVPELLQAVREVAPDGSGPQWERLRKVARTVSPGECLTHGQRRGLTGLLAQCVRTDPRALLDTVLPHAIELPAVTGLADALDVLEGYDAPGDQLMPPLLQGVVRIGVEESEAGPDLAEDLAAWAQRAAARLGVDLAAVRQYTADVRDHHAERARAVATEHRAAARGHHEQRAGSWAGVGSAAVTMMPRPNGTAPAAHRNGTRLSKVPRVQVELLPAATGRHFTYQVWAWSGGDAPHVLVLAQDAEVTSEQVVDDIHRVLVNEIREDPEPALVEFFLPAAWLGLPVDRWESFDSDEDGPFELGFTRRVVIRTARRSRESYAGWKRRTAALDGARSLVLDHGATDRKVARARLEMQPEVGTVIVCCEPRHHGTLLRQCVQAGVHTVLWHREEHGENIAAGLLELVEGGHHTQLPETVRLERAKAVAEAASTHHRGRQLSLMYDAPDHRPPQLAPDAWVLTQP, encoded by the coding sequence GTGGATCAGCCGCTGTACCGCTCCTTCGTATCGGTCCGCGGCGACGGACGGGCCGTCGGCGCGGGCGTGCTGGTCAGCGACGATCTCGTACTGACCTGCGCGCACGTCGTCAACAGCGCGCTGGGCCGGGACCGTTACGAGCAGGCGTTGCCGGGGCCGGGCCACACCGTCCGTCTCCGGCTGCCGCACGTCGCGCCCGACCGCGAGCTGACCGCACAGGTCGACCCCGCCATGTGGAGCCCGCCGCGTGCGCCGGGCGGCAGCGGGTCCGTGCCGCCCGGCGCGCTGCTCTACCACGGCGACCTGGCCGCACTCCGGCTTCCGGGCCCCGCGCCCACCGGCGCCGAACCGGCCCCCTTCCTCTCGCACGCCTACGGCAACGAGGTCATCGCCCTGTGGGCCAGCGGCCACCCGCTGCCCACCGTGCGCGCGGTGCCCCGGGTCTCCGCGCCGCCCTGGGTGGCGCTGGACGTGGTGGGCGGCACGGAGGTCAAGGAGGGCTTCAGCGGCGGGCCGCTGTGGGACCGCGAGCGGCAGGCCGTCGTCGGCATCGTGGTGGCCGACCTCCAGACCGCGGCCGGCGCCCGCACGGCGAACCGGCCCCCGGCCGCCGCCACGCTGTACGCGATCAGCATCCCCGCCATCGAGGCCGAACTGCCCGACCTGCCGCCGCCCGTGGTGCCCACCGCCCGGCGCGGCGTCCAGCAGCTGCTGGCCGTGCTGGAGACCGTACTGACCACCCCGGACCTGGTCCGCCGCTGCGAGGAGCTGCTCGCCTCCCGGCTGGGACGCCCGTCCCGCGGCCTCGGCGCCGACCTCGACCGGCTGGTCGGCCTGGCCGTGGGCGTCCGGCGCGGCGTGCCCGAACTCCTCCAGGCCGTACGCGAAGTGGCGCCGGACGGCAGCGGCCCGCAGTGGGAGCGGCTGCGCAAGGTGGCCCGCACGGTCAGCCCCGGCGAGTGCCTGACCCACGGCCAGCGGCGCGGCCTGACCGGCCTGCTGGCACAGTGCGTCCGCACGGACCCCCGCGCATTGCTGGACACCGTCCTGCCGCACGCCATCGAACTGCCCGCGGTGACCGGCCTGGCCGACGCCCTCGACGTCCTGGAGGGGTACGACGCCCCGGGCGACCAGCTGATGCCGCCGCTGCTCCAGGGCGTGGTGCGCATCGGTGTGGAGGAGAGCGAGGCGGGCCCGGACCTGGCCGAGGACCTGGCGGCCTGGGCGCAGCGCGCCGCCGCCCGGCTCGGGGTGGACCTGGCCGCCGTACGGCAGTACACGGCCGATGTGCGGGACCACCACGCCGAGCGCGCGCGGGCCGTCGCGACGGAGCACCGGGCCGCCGCCCGCGGTCACCACGAGCAGCGGGCGGGCAGCTGGGCGGGGGTCGGCAGCGCCGCCGTGACCATGATGCCCCGGCCGAACGGCACGGCCCCGGCCGCGCACCGCAACGGCACACGGCTGTCGAAGGTGCCCCGCGTCCAGGTGGAGCTGCTGCCCGCCGCCACCGGGCGGCACTTCACGTACCAGGTGTGGGCCTGGAGCGGCGGCGACGCCCCGCACGTCCTCGTCCTCGCCCAGGACGCGGAGGTGACCAGCGAACAGGTCGTGGACGACATCCACCGCGTCCTGGTCAACGAGATCCGTGAGGACCCCGAGCCCGCGCTCGTCGAGTTCTTCCTGCCCGCCGCCTGGCTCGGCCTGCCGGTGGACCGCTGGGAGTCCTTCGACAGCGACGAGGACGGCCCCTTCGAACTGGGGTTCACGCGCCGGGTGGTGATCCGCACCGCCCGGCGCTCCCGCGAGAGCTACGCCGGGTGGAAGCGGCGCACCGCCGCCCTGGACGGCGCCCGCAGCCTGGTCCTGGACCACGGTGCCACCGACCGCAAGGTGGCCCGCGCCCGGCTGGAGATGCAGCCCGAGGTGGGCACGGTGATCGTGTGCTGCGAGCCGCGCCACCACGGGACGCTGCTGCGCCAGTGCGTCCAGGCGGGCGTGCACACCGTCCTGTGGCACCGCGAGGAGCACGGCGAGAACATCGCCGCGGGCCTGCTCGAACTGGTCGAGGGCGGGCACCACACCCAGCTGCCCGAGACGGTGCGCCTGGAGCGGGCCAAGGCGGTCGCCGAGGCCGCCTCGACGCACCACCGGGGACGGCAGCTGTCCCTGATGTACGACGCGCCCGACCACCGGCCACCGCAACTGGCCCCGGACGCCTGGGTCCTGACCCAGCCGTGA
- a CDS encoding CU044_2847 family protein codes for MGDMPLPLSIDEDTVVWLHLTPTGAGGQALPDGASAAKPDDGELELPDGYGSARPVSVDGRVARALTRGGEALEGALRPLGSVLGSIHRSLANGDHRPDEVTVEFGVTLGSDLSLGVFSGNGEASFKVSATWNTGSGSTT; via the coding sequence ATGGGGGACATGCCACTGCCACTGAGCATCGACGAAGACACGGTCGTCTGGCTGCACTTGACACCGACCGGCGCGGGCGGCCAGGCGCTGCCCGACGGGGCGTCGGCCGCAAAGCCCGACGACGGGGAGCTGGAACTGCCCGACGGCTACGGCAGCGCCCGGCCGGTCAGCGTGGACGGACGGGTCGCCCGGGCGCTGACCCGGGGCGGCGAGGCGCTGGAGGGCGCGCTGCGCCCGCTCGGCTCCGTCCTGGGCAGCATCCACCGCTCGCTGGCCAACGGGGATCACCGGCCGGACGAGGTCACGGTGGAGTTCGGGGTCACCCTCGGCTCGGACCTGAGCCTGGGGGTCTTCTCCGGCAACGGCGAGGCCAGCTTCAAGGTCTCCGCCACCTGGAACACCGGCAGCGGCAGTACGACCTGA